A genome region from Manihot esculenta cultivar AM560-2 chromosome 5, M.esculenta_v8, whole genome shotgun sequence includes the following:
- the LOC110615119 gene encoding protein PHYTOCHROME KINASE SUBSTRATE 1 — MVMATLTSVASLTHALSLDSSRRNLRDVSFSSFLNNSEEIVVRKLAESNQNVSSQEDEEIGVFGAEKYFNGGIDEDSPRISRTVIPRKYHLPPKKDAQLNDHMVPIKPSVHPATPSVHSESSSNSQSALLRSVHRRTLQTKTNKVRGKIGKNIFAALGCKCSCSDKDSIDVDDEHVGEISFKKSTNAAMLQGKAITEEECIKAGLDLDHKPRSRSQLEGLEKLGTGMNKENSFRYPTSNSEAGNLPKKLQLQQESIKPRKSLEVFGSPVHGRRSQSFRIERRLSMLSWDAAAPRMEEIDYSATSGGVYNDNDSDASSDLFEIESLTGKVTPFLTRQGSDDVTSGCLTPTTCYAPSEASIEWSVVTASAADFSVMSDLEELKPPTTASSSPIKAFLNSANAKSGIGKDSPRRRRSSILLGCNSHQAVSVAGDAYKTNDNASFDSRTRRTSGFYEPVTRFQAETKPMGFHPRQRQHVLSTHLQSFHSSYTQ; from the coding sequence atGGTTATGGCCACCTTAACATCAGTTGCTAGCCTCACGCACGCATTGTCCTTGGACAGCAGCAGGAGAAATCTCCGTGATGtttccttctcttctttcttaAACAACTCGGAGGAAATCGTCGTTCGGAAACTTGCAGAGTCTAATCAAAATGTTAGTTCTCAGGAAGATGAAGAAATCGGTGTATTTGGTGCTGAGAAATACTTCAATGGAGGGATAGATGAGGACAGTCCAAGAATTTCTAGAACTGTAATCCCAAGAAAATACCACCTGCCACCAAAGAAAGATGCACAATTAAATGATCATATGGTCCCTATAAAACCCAGTGTTCATCCTGCAACTCCCAGTGTTCATTCTGAATCCAGTTCGAACAGCCAGAGCGCGTTGCTGCGAAGCGTTCACAGAAGAACTTTACAAACAAAGACAAACAAGGTTCGTGGAAAGATTGGCAAGAATATTTTTGCTGCCCTTGGCTGCAAATGCTCTTGTTCTGATAAGGATTCTATTGATGTTGACGATGAACATGTCGGTGAGATCAGTTTCAAGAAAAGTACTAATGCTGCTATGCTTCAAGGCAAGGCCATTACAGAAGAAGAATGTATAAAGGCTGGTCTTGATCTTGATCATAAACCACGCTCAAGATCACAGCTCGAGGGCTTGGAGAAGTTGGGAACTGGAATGAACAAAGAGAACTCTTTTAGATACCCAACTTCAAATTCTGAGGCAGGAAATCTACCCAAAAAATTGCAGCTTCAACAAGAATCTATAAAGCCGAGGAAATCACTAGAAGTCTTTGGATCCCCAGTACATGGCAGGAGAAGCCAGTCCTTCAGAATTGAGAGGAGGCTATCCATGTTGTCTTGGGATGCAGCAGCTCCAAGAATGGAGGAAATCGATTATTCTGCTACATCTGGTGGAGTTTACAATGATAATGATAGCGATGCAAGTTCAGACTTATTCGAGATTGAGAGCCTGACAGGAAAAGTAACCCCATTTCTTACAAGACAAGGTTCAGATGATGTCACCTCTGGCTGTCTCACCCCGACAACTTGCTATGCACCGAGCGAAGCCAGCATAGAGTGGAGTGTGGTCACTGCCAGTGCTGCTGATTTCTCTGTAATGTCCGATCTTGAAGAGCTAAAGCCACCCACGACAGCATCATCAAGTCCGATCAAAGCCTTTCTTAATTCTGCAAATGCAAAATCTGGAATTGGCAAAGACTCCCCAAGGCGCCGCCGTTCCAGCATCTTGTTGGGATGTAATAGTCACCAAGCTGTAAGTGTTGCAGGAGACGCTTACAAAACAAATGATAATGCAAGTTTTGATTCACGAACACGTCGTACCTCGGGTTTCTACGAGCCAGTTACAAGGTTTCAGGCTGAGACAAAGCCGATGGGATTCCATCCCAGACAAAGGCAACATGTCCTTAGCACCCATTTACAGAGTTTCCATTCTTCCTACACTCAATAA